In Stigmatella aurantiaca, one DNA window encodes the following:
- a CDS encoding MBL fold metallo-hydrolase → MEIRFFGVRGSISVSGSRIGGNTACVEVTSQGHRLIFDAGTGIRTLGEQLMRESAPQKAALFFSHLHWDHVQGFPFFTPAYLGTTELSLYGPGANGAQALRSVLTQQMEPPNFPVPMAIMRSRMTFDSALHGRPVEVGPFRVTPVDVPHPQGCLAYRVEADGHTFVYATDVELSRDSLTPAVGRYLEGADALVLDAQYTPSEYAGTGGIPKKGWGHSTMVDAAQVAQAVGARRLMLFHHDPAHNDDVLENMAEEARSHFAASEPAREGKRIVLGSTVTA, encoded by the coding sequence ATGGAAATCCGGTTCTTCGGCGTTCGGGGCAGCATCTCGGTTTCAGGCTCGCGCATCGGCGGCAACACCGCCTGCGTGGAGGTGACCAGCCAGGGCCACCGCCTCATCTTCGACGCGGGAACAGGCATCCGCACGCTGGGCGAGCAGCTGATGCGCGAGAGCGCCCCCCAGAAGGCGGCCCTCTTCTTCTCGCACCTGCACTGGGACCACGTGCAGGGCTTCCCCTTCTTCACCCCCGCCTACCTGGGCACCACCGAGCTGAGCCTCTACGGGCCCGGCGCCAACGGAGCCCAGGCCCTGCGCAGCGTGCTGACCCAGCAGATGGAGCCGCCGAACTTCCCCGTGCCCATGGCCATCATGCGCTCGCGGATGACGTTCGATTCGGCTCTGCATGGCCGCCCCGTGGAAGTGGGCCCGTTCCGCGTCACCCCCGTGGACGTGCCGCATCCCCAGGGCTGCCTGGCGTACCGTGTCGAGGCCGATGGCCACACCTTCGTCTACGCCACGGACGTGGAGCTGTCGCGCGATAGCCTCACCCCAGCGGTGGGCCGCTACCTGGAGGGCGCGGATGCGCTCGTCCTCGACGCGCAATATACCCCCAGCGAGTACGCGGGCACGGGAGGCATCCCCAAGAAGGGCTGGGGACACTCCACCATGGTGGATGCCGCGCAGGTCGCCCAGGCGGTGGGCGCGCGGCGGCTGATGCTGTTTCACCATGATCCGGCGCACAACGACGACGTGCTGGAGAACATGGCCGAGGAAGCGCGTTCCCACTTCGCCGCCAGCGAGCCCGCCCGGGAGGGAAAGCGCATTGTCCTGGGCTCCACCGTGACGGCGTGA
- a CDS encoding MopE-related protein: MRLFLFGLWFVTLAACKSEDRREGAIRVDLSYATFRPGCLTLTASDKADPSRSTVEVLSAPETADGRPPRSRELTVAVYRQDTWSRDLVVTAEAFERDCAVEDKKLVATQSVDAQVPEEGIAVVRLDLRATDLDDDDFVLAVEGGTDCNDAKPEVKPGATDLACTTTDECVGTFSCTAAGVATACVSTQPVTTWYTDVDGDGQAGTPVGDDCKPPVEGAVTPRQDCDNDDSPFASTNAEERCDRVDNNCNGQVDEIGCGTVSWKAVPSSFDDPESRWNAVAVYREGHAWVVGDGNKVVHVKGNNDIKPYTHCKGDWISAWAHPTEGRVFLGAEGGKLGAYVPGQPDCGQTTSGFTSRISGLVGFVEGNSTKLFVADSGGRIYRWDYPNQPSEPVNTGIKAGINLRAIHGTKVSNMLAVGYDGDTPKILRSTEGGSTWVEEALPAGSIPKLTSVHVVHDGLAFAAGEGGVVLMRAEGKWTELPRLTQEGTNPPDVLGLTAYSRTAVYVAVSDETVRWFDGNTWRIDTRDFGTPKGLGGVGPHEVWVVGSRNTILRRVPVP; encoded by the coding sequence ATGCGTTTATTCCTGTTCGGCTTGTGGTTTGTGACCCTCGCGGCATGCAAGAGCGAAGATCGCCGGGAGGGGGCTATCCGCGTGGACCTCTCCTACGCGACGTTCCGCCCGGGCTGCCTCACCTTGACGGCGAGCGACAAGGCGGACCCCTCCCGGTCCACGGTGGAGGTGCTCAGCGCTCCGGAGACCGCGGATGGCAGACCCCCGCGCAGCCGGGAGCTGACGGTGGCCGTCTACCGCCAGGACACCTGGAGCCGTGACCTCGTCGTGACCGCCGAAGCGTTCGAGAGGGACTGTGCGGTGGAGGACAAAAAGCTCGTGGCCACCCAGAGCGTGGACGCGCAAGTGCCCGAAGAGGGCATCGCGGTGGTGCGGCTGGACCTACGGGCCACGGATCTGGACGACGACGACTTCGTGCTCGCGGTCGAGGGTGGAACGGATTGCAACGACGCCAAGCCTGAGGTGAAGCCCGGAGCGACGGACCTCGCTTGCACCACGACGGATGAGTGCGTGGGCACCTTCTCCTGCACGGCTGCGGGTGTCGCGACCGCATGCGTGAGCACTCAGCCGGTCACCACTTGGTATACGGATGTGGACGGGGATGGTCAGGCGGGCACGCCCGTGGGGGACGATTGCAAGCCGCCCGTGGAGGGAGCGGTCACCCCCCGGCAGGATTGCGATAACGACGACTCACCCTTCGCCTCCACGAACGCCGAGGAGCGCTGCGACCGGGTGGACAACAACTGCAATGGACAGGTGGATGAGATCGGATGTGGCACGGTCTCCTGGAAAGCTGTTCCCTCCTCATTCGACGACCCAGAAAGCCGGTGGAACGCGGTGGCCGTCTATCGAGAAGGCCATGCGTGGGTTGTGGGCGATGGGAACAAAGTAGTCCATGTGAAGGGCAACAACGACATCAAGCCGTACACGCACTGCAAGGGAGACTGGATTTCCGCGTGGGCGCATCCCACGGAGGGCCGTGTATTCCTCGGCGCCGAGGGGGGCAAACTCGGCGCCTATGTGCCGGGACAGCCAGACTGTGGACAGACAACCTCCGGCTTCACGTCGCGGATCAGTGGCTTGGTGGGGTTCGTGGAGGGAAATTCCACGAAACTCTTTGTCGCGGACAGTGGGGGGCGCATCTACCGCTGGGACTACCCGAACCAGCCGAGCGAGCCCGTCAATACCGGCATCAAAGCCGGCATCAACCTGCGCGCCATTCATGGCACGAAGGTCTCGAACATGCTGGCCGTGGGGTACGACGGGGATACTCCGAAAATCCTTCGCTCGACCGAGGGAGGCAGCACATGGGTCGAGGAGGCTCTCCCGGCGGGCTCGATTCCCAAACTGACCAGCGTCCATGTGGTTCACGATGGACTGGCGTTTGCCGCAGGAGAAGGCGGAGTGGTGCTCATGCGAGCGGAAGGAAAGTGGACCGAGTTACCCCGTCTGACCCAAGAAGGAACCAACCCCCCCGATGTCCTAGGTCTGACCGCTTACAGCCGCACGGCTGTGTACGTCGCTGTCAGCGATGAGACCGTGAGATGGTTCGACGGCAACACTTGGCGCATCGATACCCGGGATTTCGGAACCCCCAAAGGACTGGGCGGTGTAGGACCGCACGAAGTGTGGGTCGTGGGCAGCCGGAACACCATCCTCCGTAGAGTGCCAGTGCCCTGA